The nucleotide sequence tcaatccatatgcacatgttgatttgagacatatacgactatctctctttatcattgcattcacacgcatgtactctcctaaataaactgaaacaaagatgtctcgtgtcattattaagcgagacgcgatcgtgaaaacatgactaccgatgataatgccggaccacatgctgctttggcgactcgtcggaaaatcgcagagctgggctgggaaattctgtcgcatccaccatactgcccagacctagcaccctccgattatcacttgtttctctctttgcaaaacttttaacaggaaaaaaattcaaaactgaagctgatgtcaaccaagcactagtcgagttctccgcctctaaaaataaatcattttttaaaagtggcatttacaagttgccatcacgctggcaagaagtcataagtaacgatggaaagtattaaacggacagaactttccggtagacctaatatattgaaCATTCGACGAATCAAATCGTTATGAAAGAATTTCCATAATGATAAAATATCCGCGGACCATAAAACCTCGCTCGTAAATTGTCTAGAAAAGCATTTTACTTTTCTGCAGCGGAAAATAAAAGTGTGAACTGGCTGTGAAGGGAATCGATGAAATTTGAATTCGATCTTGAAGCGTCGCGGTTCGACAACTCGCTTTTCAATTTTCGCTACGGGATCGCTTTGGTCCGTTCGTCCTCGAGCCGTTGAATCGTCGACCACCGATTATTTCTGCCTCGTTTCATATTGGAGCTCCAATCAAAGATCGCACTTCGCTGGAAAAAAGCTTTCGGTCCACTGTGGCCGTGAACTGAATGCGTTTCTTCCTCGCGTTCGAATGTAAACGAACCCGGCTTCGTTGGAACCCTTTCCCAGATAACCGAAACGCTCCCACCAAAAATCATTGAAATCGTAGACCTAATAGTTTTACCACGACctgtatttaagggtttgcgttttaacacgtttaagaaatatggatgctaactttcgagaagatttacttgtatttgttatcccaggatactgatatttttctcagtacaaataatttcgtataaacattaaaaaatcaccacttttcattacggtaaagtgacttatgccactttcaaaataaacggctcaaatagcagCCGCGAAAACGGCCGAGACAAAAGGTTTGCGCGTTTGCGGCGTCGACGAAATTTGCCGGCAGCATGACAGGGAATCGCGGAACGTCGCGGATCCACCATTTCGTGCAGCGAGATTGGCTGCAGCGTGTATTACGTTGCGCCGCGCGCGACACGTAACCCGGAGCAAACCCCATCGAAATGAAATTTCTTACGTGCGGTGAATGCGACGAGCAAAAGCAGCCGCGTAACCGCACCGGCCGACAAGCTTTAAACTCGACGATGGTTCCATTTGCGAGATCGCCGCGAGTCGGCGCTCGATAAATCAAATTGTGTGCGCATCGGCGGACCCGGGCGCGCACGTGTCCGCTATAGCAACCGAACACGATGGTTAGCTAAATGACCGCGGCCACCTAAATACGAGCTTAATGCGCGATTCGAACGCGCGATATTTGCCGTCGATGCTGCTGGGACCACGGTCCGATGATGTTTGCGCGTCTCGGCGAGCTTCGGTCCACGCAACGCTTTTTAATCGGTCTTCCGcgcaccagccgagctcgcctcttattggtcagtgtttttcgttaataactcgtaaacgaagcctcggagaaaattttctcaaaggaaaaagtagcttcaaatgacctcacgaacctcccatttccggattgcgagacattttcgggacaccctgtatatcgtctatttctgtggacaatctgagcgtcaattagagagacattactgtacgtagaATGACGCGAGGAAAAGGAATGAGGACAGATGAGGAAagataaaaagataaaaagataaaaagatATCGCATAAGAGCCTCGTGCAAAGAAACACAAACGAAATCGCGCGTGCATAGCTCGAGCGCGCGTTTCCTTCTTTCTTCGTTTTCCTCTTCGAGATCGTATCTGATCGGAGCGATCTCTTCGCGCTCGGCCTAGCAGACGCGATCCCAACATTTCCGAGCTTAACATTAGAACGCCAATGAAACGTAGTTTCCACTAACTTGTTCAAAAGAGGGTCGTCCAGACGGCCCTTGTTCCTCTCCTTATTCCGCTCTATTTCGTCCAGCAGTTCGCGGAGCTTCTCGACTCTCGTGCCTTCCTCCTCCCCTTCCagatcctcgtcctcgtccacgtcctcgtcgtcgtcgtcgcctgCACCTGTTTCTTCGTCTTTGACCTGTTCCTTCGCGGTCATGGCCTCTTCTATCTCAGCCACCTGTCGCGGATTTAGACGCCGAGAGAATTTAACCGCGACTCGAGCAGAAGCTTAAGGGATCGCGCTCAGTGATTTTCAGGACTTTTTTTCGGCAGAAGTTCGTGGACTTTCTTCTCTAACGAGTACGTTATCTGAAAGTGCGTGGATTGTATCGGGAGTTGTAATTTTGTTGCTGTGAAATCTTCAGAAATGCCCAAGTAACTCTTTTTCGGAATACTGATGGCGaaatcaattcgtgcgaaatcaaTGTTTCCAAAAATACTTTCTCGTCTTCtggattaaattattttattataaaatattttactttttattaaggtaaaattattttattataaaatattttactttattaagataaaattattttattataaaatattttactttattaaGGTAAAATTATTAGAACAGTTGAACAGTTGAACATTGAACAGTTCACAGCATTAGTTTATTTATTCTTTAATAAGATCATTGATTTTTAGCAAGTCCATCGATTTTTCCAAAGAAAAATCCTAAAGACCACGATTTACACGCCCCAAGAATCGATGCGCTATTAAGCGCAAAAGCCGcggaaaatacaaaaaaaaatcttcgagtCGTTCGTACGAACTTGGGCAATATTTTTGCTTAGGGCGATGTCCGGTTAAGCAGCGCGTCCGACAAACGAGCAGAAACTTTTTCTCAGGCGTGGGGAGGGCTTTCATAAATTTCAGAATCCCCTGGAGTGCTTTTATACATTACGCAGTCCACCTTAGCGGCCATTAAGCCACTTAATCGaggtcctgcatttgaatttactgTTCCGCGGGAGCGCGGGCTAAACGTTCCAACGAGCATTCTCAATCTCTTCGGAGGCCGTAAAACATTCGAGCGGCTCGTTTTTCAAATCGCGATGGAAACTGTGATTACGCGGGAGAAGCGCTATGCTTCCGAAGACAATGCTGCGCCGACCGACTGCAGATAGGAAAGCGCTCCGAGAACAACGGAACGGCGAAGTACTTGCGACGAACCAACGTTTGCACGGTCTCCTCGATCAACGACTTCGCGTGAACGTAGTGCACGCCGTAGTAATCCGCGAGATAGCGGGCGACGATGCTCTTCCCGGATGCGGGAGGTCCTAAAACGATTATTTTCAGCGGATGCAGTCCCCGGGCCGTCCTGAATTCCTTCACGACGGCGTCGATGTTATCGCGGAACGGTGAATCCTGGTGCCAAGTTATTTGATCGGCAATGTACTCGGGCTCGGCGTTCAAGTTCAGTGTCATCTGATCGTAGATCTGTTGCGTGACATCCGGTAATAAGAACGCTTCCTCCTGCGGGATTTTCTTCACCTTGCCGGTGCCGAGCGCTCGGCTGATTCTCTGGAAACACGGAGAAACGACATTGCAACTCTTCGTTGACACATTGTTCGCCGGATGCAgcaaattctctccgattgtccttCGGCTTGTCgacgagaatggacaattttgggaagagaagatttacttttgccgattatcaacaattgtaaaaacggagtgcaaggctcgaataatcgcataattttgttcacaagctgagggaaaattagggagaatttactgtaaattttATAAGGTTTTTCGATACCTATTCGTGATAATATTGGAATACTGTGGTATCATATGCAGACAGTTTCACATATACAagctgtcccaaaattatgatacttccgggaaatagggggttcctgagatcatttgaagcaactttttccttagcgaaaatgcgatccgcggcttcgtttgcaagttattaacgaaaaacactgaccaataagaggcgagctcgcctagcgctaggcagccgagccaacgagtaGACGAAgttcggttccgctcattggctcggctgcctcgcgccagccaagcaAGCACGCTTCTCATTGCTCactgtttttcgcgaataactcgtaaacgaagccgcggatcgcattttcgctaagaaaaaagttactcgaaatcacctcaggaaccccacatttcccgAAAGCACCATAATTTtgtgataaaattattattgtgattatgattaattattattgtgATTATGTGATAAAACAGTTTAATCATATGTGGATACTTCAGTGAATTCAGATTCGGTCAATAATGTCTTTATGAAATGAATATTCAGCAACAAATGCCACAAACTGAAACGtctcttaatatttttatattaaagaattttttaCGACTAAATATACTACATTTCACACTAACTGTACAATTGCCGGTTCGACAATGTTTATTCTACAATTGCATATTGAAATCACGACGGTGCCGTCGTCAGAAATCGTTAAATAAATTTCGTCACTCCGAAAGTCACACGGTCGTCCAAAGATCGCAGAAAAGTCCACGTAAACTCAACCTAGTAATTATCATTTATCAGTGACAAGTTTCAAGAATATCTCAGACGAAAATCGACGATTATAAACGCATATAAATTTCACGACCGAGTGCAAACTTAACGACAGCGTAGACGGTCTTCGAACCAGGTCGATCGCGATCGCTGATATCGGTTCTAATCCGATCGATCAGAATTCACTGTCCGACTCATTAGAACGAAGAACATGACCCCGATTCACGAGTGGAGACAGTTCGAGGCTCCTATTAATCGGCCGTGTCGAGAAGCCAATAGTTCCGATAGATGTTCGGTTAATCAAATCCGAGGTTGTCCTATCCGTGTACAGACGCGCGCGCACGCGGTCTGCGGAGCAGCTGATACGGCGGCAGATTTGCGGGCCGTTAATTAATAGGCGGCCCCGAAATTGATATGTTCTGTTATGCGCTGGCCCGGCCTCTCGATACGGAACACACTATCGAGATTTAACGCTTGTTCCTCGCGTTGCGAGAGGAACCTGCCGTGGCGGCGGCCAGGGTACGTGTTGCGCTCGCTGACGTATGTAGATCCATTATCGTTCCAATGAACTCTGCGCTTGCGATCTATACGGCTGATAGCCGCGCTTCCTGGGAAGCAAGACACCGGCCGACAGCCAGCCGCCGCGGAGCTAATTGATTAACCAACTGGGGAATGAAAAAGGAAAAGTTGGGGAGACCGTGATTAACGACGAGCAAGCTGACGGGCTTTCGATGATTGATCGGCGAGAAGGGAACGGCCTCCTCCGGTAAGGGGCGGACGAATCGTAACAGACAGGGCCGAGCAATATGAATGAATCGACGAATACGCGCCGAGACGAAATTGATGAGCGAATCATTGGAACTTCGTACTTTGTCTCGAAGCACCGCGTTCGGTGGGTCAAGGGTAATCGCGGAGATACCGGCGATGGTCTGCGCGGTCCTTCGACTGACCTTGATCTCGGCGATTCTATGATCACCCTCTGAAAACAGGTCAACCGTCGAAGGGATGAACCGACGATGTGtagctaccgattgtcaagaactatgaaAAGGAACCAAGAGGATCGAATGAATTATCTATTATACctgctcttccaaaattatacATTTCTGTTTACGATGTGTTGGAGATACGAAATgaaaggtacagtaatgtctctctatttgacgctcagattacagtaatgtttctataattgacgctcagattacagtaatgtctctctaattgacgctcagattgtccacagaaatggacaatttttggaagaaaagatacgattattcgagccttgcagctcgtttttataattgttggcaatcgataaccataaaaagcgtaatctaattgacgctcagattacagtagtgtctctctaattgacgctcagattgtccacagaaatggacaatttttggaagagaagatacgattattcgagccttgcagctcgtttttataattgttggcaatcgataaccataaaaagcgtaatctaattgacgctcagattacagtagtgtctctctaattgacgctcagattgtccacagaaatggacaatttttggaagagaagatacgattattcgagccttgcagctcgtttttataattgttgacaatcgataaccataaaaagcgtaatctaattgacgctcagattacaataatgtctctctaattgacgctcagattgtccacagaaatggacaatttttggaagaaaagatacgattattcgagctttgcagctcgtttttataattgttggcaatcgataaccataaaaagcgtaatctaattgacgctcagattacaataatgtctctctaattgacgctcagattgtccacaaaaagtggacaattttggaagagtagccttgcgaattcgagcctcgcaacacgtttttatagttaccgattttgaacaattattaaaacgagctggaaggctcgaacaatcgtatcttctcttccaaaattgttcatttttgtggacaatccgagcgtcaattagagagacattaccgtaacaCTACCGATCGGCGATTAGCTTCGAACATTGGTTCCTGTCGCGAGCGAAATACGCTCGGCGGATAGCCGAGCTTTAAGTCTCGACCGCTTCCTTATTATAAACTTTCTAATTCAAGGTCGGATCGCGACGCACGACTGAGCCCACCTTCGTGTGAACTATAACGTTGCACGGGATAAAAATACGCGGGATCCATTTAAAAGAGATAAAAAGAAGCGGCCGTTACGCCTGATAACTCCGGAAAAGAAAAGGTGTCTGGATGGTGGGAAATACTTTTTTTCAACACCTTTTTTTTTTGCTCGGTGATTCAACACGCAGAATCGCGTGAACGTTTTATCGATTCAACGGGCGAACGATGCTCGGTACGGTGTACGCTGGGAATGTTATTGTTACTGAAAATTGAATCGATCTGTACGGAAACGTTACCTTGACAATCGTACTTTGAGCAGTCGATTCCTGCTCCACCGCTAGGATGTAACGCAACGGGGGCCAACTTCGCAACGCGTTGATTATCACTCTGCGAACAGAACGAGAGAACGATGATTGAACTTTCGCGCGTTGAATTGGATAATTAAAATCTAGACGATCAACTGGGCGATGAATCGTGTATAATTTACACGGACAAGATGTAACAGTGAATTAAATTTTTCTGATCGGATATTTTAACATcccgattacagtaatttctcactAATTAGCGATCGAATTGCTCGCGATAATGGCCATTttggaagagatacgattgttcgagcctcgaggctcgtatTTATTACCAAAGATTGTCGAGAGCTATAAAAaggaaccgcgaggctcgaataaatattcgatgGATAATTTTGATGGATAATTCTAGTAGAGCAGGTATAatagataattaaattattatacctGCTCTGCTAAAATTATCCATTATTGTTTACGAACAGCGGGATAATtgagaattaattaattaattaatagagaattcactgtatttgATGTTTACTTACCGTTCGagctaaattaattaaataataattattattaattaaataaagctcgctaattgacgctcagcttgcacacaaaaatgcctcgcgagactcgcggctcgttcttatagcgAAGTTATTTATAAgaagcgcgaattaaggagaaattattgtagtcTTTCCGTAACGAGAACATCGCATTTTCAGGGTTCGCTCTAATTTTTCAAGCAAAGCATGTGCACTAGTCTCGATCGCGAAGCCTATATAGATAGGACACATTCCACACACATATTCCTCTCGAGGTCGGATACCATAGTGCATAGTTTTGCTAACAAACTATCGTTCATGGCCAGACGAACTCGTAATTGAATTTCTAACTGAATATAACAATTAACTGGGATCCTTCAAGTTGGGAACGCGTTTAAGCAACGTTGTACCTTGTCTGTAGTTATCTTGTAAACACCCACGCAGCACTAACCAGACGTCGTGTTATGTTCATTCGACTGTTATACGTCCATCGTTTTTAGAACCGTGTATCCAGaggataaatataattttaacaaaCTTATGAATTTGCAAGGAATACACAAATAAACAAGTATGAACTAATAAacacataaataaaaataaacacaTATGAACATCTAATTCGTATCGTAATAAAAATGCGATACGTATTGTAATAGCACAGACAATTGCTGCTCACGTCGAAGCGAATAAAAAGATACTGCCATTTTTAAGGGGACACAGCTTTTATGCCCACCTTCGTAGCATTTAAAGCTTGCTCGGAACAAAAAAACTGAAAGGTACCCTTTTACGGGGGAGACACATTAAAGATGCCTACGTGGGTGGTTGTTTCACCGACATATAAATTTGTTCGACCGTACAAACTATCTTTATAAATTCACTTGGAAATAATCGTAATTCTAAATTCTGAATgtaaaaatatcaaaatataaatatataaaaatataaaaatataaaaatataaaaatataaaaatataaaaataaaaatatagagaTTATAAATATGACATATAATAGCAATTATAAATTCACTTGCTGAATATAAAAATGTCACAAAACGAAGATCGCGCGAAGTGAACTTTTAACGTTGACTGTAGTCCCACACTCCCTGCAGGATTAACCCTTATCACTCCAAGAATTTTACAGAGTGATACAATGTAATAGATACAAGTACaagtacaaaaataaaatagaaatgtgtaTTAGacattttgaaagtagtctcggccaatcaaatttctcccgaaataggagagatagtatcagagaagagatgtcaagtatcaggacgtaaacaataattcaactttatatatgtttatcacaacgtactagtcaaaataaaaatatttgtttccatgaacattgattttttttgcggcccacctaaagtcaagcattgtttatttggcccaagtttgcttttgagtttgacacacCTGTTCTAGTCAACGACCATCAATTATCACAAAATGCACTACGAAACCAGGAATTCGCATAAAGATAGAGCCCGGCAATTATGTTTCCGATATCGAATAAAGGAAGAACTCGAGCCGGAAGATGGCCAGTAGCGAATGACTCGATAACTGTCCCCTTGTTAACAAGCGGAACGGCGCGGCGTCGATGCAGTCGCGTAACGCGTCCCGTTATTCAATGACGAATGCGGCGCGCGAGCGTGTTTATCAGGCGGTTTCGCCGCCGCTAAATCGCGATAAACGTTGCAGCCGGTTTCGGTTAACGTTCCGCCGGAATTAGGGGTAGCGCGACCATTAACGCAGCGCGCCGCGAAATTGCATCGTTCGACACTGACGTGATTAGATCGCGCACGTGCAACAGCGGGATTTTGTTGGCGCCGTTGCCGATAATCGGCAGGAACGGCTCGTTCTCCCAGGCCCTCTTGAACAGATAATGAAGAGGACCCTCCTGGTCGCCGTAGGTGATCCCGGAGCAGATCACCAGGGTCTTTAATTTCTTCCTCAGGCTCGGCTTCTTCATCGCGACGACCACGTTCTTCTCGCACTGGACGTGCTCCTTGAAATTCGGATGCGGTTTCCGTTTCCGATAGCCGTCCTCGGTGAAGGCCAGGCTCGGATCCTCCGGATCCAACGGCTTCGTCAGGGCCCAGGTCATCACGGTGGATATCAAAACGAAATACCGCACGTCCTCGCTACGCTTGAAAGCTTTCGGTGTTTCTCGCTCCATCCGCTCTAACTCGCTCACGATACCTGAAAGGTGTCGAGGATATGAGACGCCCACTGAAAATGATCGTTAACCCGACTTAACTGTATCGGGAGACGCGCGAGCAGGCTAAAGATATTTCAACTAAGAAATACAAGTACTCGcggatatatatatactgtttttttttttttggagaGTGTGTTGCATATGCTTGAATTTGTGATTTAGTTCTCTGTGCGAAAGGAAATGCTagtcgaagtacagtaatgtctctctaattgattgCTTAGATTGTCCAGAAGATAATTTGGGAGGGACGagggacaattttggaagaggagatacgattattcgagccttacggttcgtttttatagttacgaattgtcaacagctataataACTTCTCGATCGAGTGGACCAAGCTGGACTTCGACTTCAGATTCTTGAGAGAcgcagtaatttttccctaattcgcgctgaggtagcgcataaaaatggacaatttgggaagaggagatacgattattgtagCCTTgtgcccgtttttatagttgttgacaatctgcGACTGTAgaaaataatcgcatcttctgtAGAAAGAAATATCTCTTGAAGGAAGCATTTGCGATCGAAATTCCGAAggaaaaaatttgtttgttttacaatCTTAAGTTCATCTATAGATTTTGGCGATTTTCAACCCGGGAACACGCTGTATAATAAGAACCTGAAATCGTGGAATCGTTCTGCGCCCAAATCTGTGTATCGAGTGTCCCGCCTGAATTGATCATCTTGTATATTTCACTGTCATTAAGAAAAAAGCACCACTCATAGTATAGCGAACATAAATAGAATATTCCTACATACTCATCGACGTAGactaaaatcgaataaaataaaaaataagagaaaatatattagaaaaaaattgttatagaaaagaaaatattcGAGCTGGTTCAAAGTAGCGTAATGCTCTAATTAGAGCATGTTAAAACACTTAAATGACCCATATTATTTCCCGTAGGCATACTCTAAGACCACGATATGCTTTGAACATCTTTTGGAAAAATTTTGACTCCAGAATTGTCTTCAAGAGCTTCTAGATTTATAGTTCTGTCCTTCGTTATCCAAACATCTTCCTTTTCCGATTGTTCGTCGATTGTTCGTCTCAGCATTGAAAGCACGAGAAATCTCGTGAGCGgtcgtttaacacgttccgtgccgagctttttttactcgaatcttcacactttgatattttactaaaacttgatgtattacgtgcaattattaattctcgtacacataacaacgtaacaaaaacttatcaacgcccattcttgcggtggaaattgattcttcggttctaaatttcttgtaaacaatttgttcagttcactaagtaaacatgcaagcgtgtaccatcgatggtacacgtggcacggaacgtgttaagcgtTAAATCCCACAACACGCGGTTAAAAGTCGCCACGaacgcacaaagatccgcacaGTTTGTTCACGGTTCTCTCGAGGAACGCGCTGTTTGGTTGCGCGAGGGGAAAAGCGACGTCTTAATAGacacattttttttctcatcGGAGCAAGTAAAAGTGTATCCACCGGCAGAACAATGCTCATCGAGGAAACAATCGCATCAGGCCAAGCACTTCCGCTTCATATCTCATTGTCCGCCGTGACcgaggcgcgccgcgccgcgccgcaccgcgccgagcGAATTGCTCTTTGTTTTTAGAGGAAATTGTACACGGGTTCCCTCGTCCCGTTGTTTTTCCATATTTCAAGCTTGTGCTCGCGTTCCGGCCGGGACACGGCTCTCGCATTTATCTCTCGGCGAGGcggttctttctttcttcctttttttttctttttcatcgGCGCGGTCATAATTATCAGGAAACCGTCCGATCCGGTTACCATTTTAAATTAGACCCGAATCGGAACTCCTCCGACGGAATAATTAAACGTAACGCGCGTGGAAAATGGATCGAATCCCCGTTAACGGGTCTCCGACCGACGGCCGCGGCTCTCGGATGCTCGCGCTGGATCATTTATGAACACGCTGAAATTTGTGCGGCGCGCACGTTCGATCCGGCTCTCTTATACTTTATCATGTTACCCGacccgcggatctttatgcaaactaGAATTTATCGGGGGCCAACTTCGATACTTTGCATTATTAATTCGGCGAACTGAACTACTCATTAAGGATTTCAGCTCCTACCGGGCTAACAGTTTATAATCGAGCCGGATCTTCCGATGGAAAATACTCTCGCGAAggttctattatataatagatttttcataaagattTCGATCGTGATagatttttaacaaaaattcaaattgtgatagatttttattataaattcaaattgtgataaatttttaataagaaTTCAAATCGTGATAGATTTTTAATAAGAATTCAAATTGTGATAGATTTTTAATAAGAATTCAAAttgtataatagatttttaataaaaattcaaatcgtaatagatttttaataaaaatttaaattgcgATAGATTTTTAATAAGAATTTAAATTGTGatagattttaacaaaaattcaaatcgtggTAGATCATTAATAAGAATACAAATTGTGATAGATTTTTAATAAGAATtcaaattgtaatagatttttaataaaaattcaaatcgtaatagatttttaatacaaatttaaATTGCGATAGATTTTTAATAAGAATTCAAATTGCGATAGATTTTTAATAAGAATTTAAATTATGatagattttaacaaaaattcaaatcaagatagatttttaataacaattcaaactgtaatagatttttaataaaaattcaaatcaagatagatttttaataaaaattcaaatcgagATAGATTAGTATGCACAATTTAGCACAATTTTAGGCCTGTTTTTTTGAATCGAAAAGGTTCTCGTTGAAAGCGAATCTGCTACACTCATCAATTAGATCAAACGTTTATCTACTAAATTAAAtcacattttttaaatctacagccaatcattagtttcgaattattGCAACCTCTGATTCCAACCTTTCAAAGCCCAATTAGCCTCTTCAATCTGGCTCTTGTCCTGCGTGATATCGTACACCACGATCCCGCAATTCATAAGCACAGGGAACAGCGTCTCCCGATCCCTCGAATCTTTTATAATCATCGACACGCCCTCGGGCAAAGGATACTAAAAAGCGAACATCGAATATCAAGATCTGCATTAAAAGCGACGATTAGAGTTGTTACTGCATATTTTACACGTTATTTTACAACAACCGAAATGAGAGAAAAATTCACAAAAAATCCTGTAaggtaaaataaattgttattaata is from Megalopta genalis isolate 19385.01 chromosome 4, iyMegGena1_principal, whole genome shotgun sequence and encodes:
- the LOC143259284 gene encoding adenylate kinase 7-like, yielding MERETPKAFKRSEDVRYFVLISTVMTWALTKPLDPEDPSLAFTEDGYRKRKPHPNFKEHVQCEKNVVVAMKKPSLRKKLKTLVICSGITYGDQEGPLHYLFKRAWENEPFLPIIGNGANKIPLLHVRDLITSVSNDAISRRAALMVALPLIPAER
- the LOC143259338 gene encoding adenylate kinase 7-like, whose amino-acid sequence is FTVTSCPCKLYTIHRPVDRLDFNYPIQRAKVQSSFSRSVRRVIINALRSWPPLRYILAVEQESTAQSTIVKRISRALGTGKVKKIPQEEAFLLPDVTQQIYDQMTLNLNAEPEYIADQITWHQDSPFRDNIDAVVKEFRTARGLHPLKIIVLGPPASGKSIVARYLADYYGVHYVHAKSLIEETVQTLVRRKYFAVPLFSERFPICSRSAQHCLRKHSASPA